A genome region from Rhodanobacter thiooxydans includes the following:
- the pstB gene encoding phosphate ABC transporter ATP-binding protein PstB — protein MTDSALATNPAPVAAAAAVAPKLIVRDLNFYYGGFQALKNISMDIPEKQVTAIIGPSGCGKSTLLRIFNRIYAIYPKQEAKGSIELDGENILDPGYSLNRLRSKVGMVFQKPVPFPMTIFENVAYGIRHHERLSKPDMEGRVEQAMRSAALWDEVKDKLKQNALGLSGGQQQRLCIARAIALRPEVLLLDEPTSALDPIATSRIEQLVEELKSQFTIVIVTHNMQQAARVSDLTAFMYLGELIEFDETEKIFTKPGKKQTEDYITGRFG, from the coding sequence ATGACTGATTCCGCCCTCGCCACGAATCCCGCGCCGGTGGCGGCGGCAGCAGCCGTCGCACCCAAGCTCATCGTGCGCGACCTGAACTTCTACTACGGCGGGTTCCAGGCGCTGAAAAACATCAGCATGGACATTCCGGAGAAGCAGGTCACCGCAATCATCGGCCCGTCCGGTTGCGGCAAATCGACCCTGCTGCGCATCTTCAACCGCATCTACGCGATCTACCCGAAGCAGGAGGCGAAAGGTTCGATCGAACTGGACGGCGAGAACATCCTGGATCCCGGCTACTCGCTGAACCGCCTGCGCAGCAAGGTCGGCATGGTGTTTCAGAAGCCGGTGCCGTTCCCGATGACGATCTTCGAGAACGTCGCCTACGGCATCCGCCATCACGAGAGGCTGTCGAAGCCGGACATGGAAGGCCGCGTGGAACAGGCCATGCGCAGCGCCGCGCTGTGGGACGAGGTGAAGGACAAGCTCAAGCAGAACGCGCTCGGCCTGTCCGGCGGCCAGCAGCAGCGCCTGTGCATCGCCCGCGCGATCGCGCTGCGGCCGGAAGTGCTGCTGCTGGACGAACCCACCTCGGCACTCGACCCGATCGCCACCAGCCGCATCGAGCAATTGGTGGAAGAGTTGAAAAGCCAGTTCACCATCGTCATTGTCACCCACAACATGCAGCAGGCGGCGCGCGTCTCCGACCTCACCGCCTTCATGTACCTTGGCGAGCTGATCGAGTTCGACGAGACCGAGAAGATCTTCACCAAACCGGGCAAGAAGCAGACCGAGGACTACATCACCGGGCGCTTCGGCTGA
- the pstA gene encoding phosphate ABC transporter permease PstA, with product MSALYLRRRVTNAVAMSLSMLATLVGLAFLAWILWETLRQGIGALDLKLFTKVTAYGEDGGLLNSMAGSLIINFIGIGLATPIGVLAGTWLAEYANRTRLGESIRFLNDILLSAPSIVMGLFVYTIIVLPSTALTHGKTTFSGFAGGVALALIALPVIVRTTDEMLRLVPSTLREAALSLGVPQWKLTLQILIRAARSGIITGVLLALARISGETAPLLFTAFGNNYMAFNPMDKMSSLPQIIYQYANDPGDAMHALAWAGAFVVTMFVLLLSLASRLILSRNKVSHD from the coding sequence ATGAGCGCGCTGTACCTGCGCCGCCGCGTCACCAACGCGGTCGCCATGTCGTTGAGCATGCTGGCCACCCTGGTCGGCCTGGCCTTCCTCGCCTGGATCCTGTGGGAAACCCTGCGCCAGGGCATCGGCGCGCTGGACCTGAAGCTGTTCACCAAGGTCACCGCCTATGGCGAGGACGGCGGCCTGCTGAACTCGATGGCCGGCAGCTTGATCATCAACTTCATCGGCATCGGCCTCGCCACCCCGATCGGCGTGCTGGCCGGCACCTGGCTGGCCGAATACGCGAACCGCACCCGGCTGGGCGAATCAATCCGCTTCCTCAACGACATCCTGCTGTCGGCGCCGTCGATCGTGATGGGTCTGTTCGTCTACACCATCATCGTGCTGCCGAGCACCGCCCTCACCCACGGCAAGACCACCTTCTCCGGTTTCGCCGGCGGCGTGGCGCTGGCGCTGATCGCGCTGCCGGTGATCGTGCGCACCACCGACGAGATGCTGCGGCTGGTGCCATCCACGCTGCGCGAGGCGGCGCTGTCGCTGGGCGTGCCGCAGTGGAAGCTGACCTTGCAGATCCTGATCCGCGCCGCGCGCTCGGGCATCATCACCGGCGTGCTGCTGGCGCTGGCGCGGATCAGCGGCGAGACCGCGCCGCTCTTGTTCACCGCGTTCGGCAACAATTACATGGCGTTCAACCCGATGGACAAGATGTCCAGCCTGCCGCAGATCATCTACCAGTACGCCAACGACCCGGGCGACGCCATGCACGCCCTGGCCTGGGCCGGCGCGTTCGTGGTCACCATGTTCGTGCTGCTGCTGAGTCTGGCCTCGCGCCTGATCCTTTCCCGCAACAAGGTATCCCATGACTGA
- the pstC gene encoding phosphate ABC transporter permease subunit PstC, translated as MPATETAIPAPDILEQRSRRDARHEQLFRWLLKGCALLVLASLLGAAGATLWGGRDAFSAFGWHFLVSAEWDPGNEVYGALVPVYGTVVTSFIALLIAVPISFGIAVYLSEVAPTWLRTPVASAIELLAGIPSIIYGMWGLFIFAPFFADHIKPWLTSNLGNKPDDGKLSWVAEHVPLIGKLFGSDYPFGASILVAGIVLAIMVIPFISSVMREVFQTVPTRLKESAYALGSSTWEVSWDIVLPYTRSAVIGGIFLGLGRALGETMAVTFVLGNAMHLSASLLDPGASIASTIANQFSEAVGLQKSALMALAFLLFVVTFIVLLIARLMLRRLASKEGR; from the coding sequence ATGCCAGCGACCGAAACGGCCATCCCGGCTCCCGACATCCTGGAACAGCGCAGCCGTCGCGATGCCCGCCACGAGCAGCTGTTCCGCTGGCTGTTGAAGGGCTGTGCGCTGCTCGTGCTGGCCTCCCTGCTCGGCGCCGCCGGCGCCACGCTGTGGGGTGGCCGCGACGCGTTCAGCGCGTTCGGCTGGCACTTCCTGGTCAGTGCGGAGTGGGATCCGGGCAATGAGGTCTACGGCGCGCTGGTGCCGGTCTACGGCACGGTCGTCACCTCGTTCATCGCGCTGCTGATCGCGGTGCCGATCAGTTTCGGCATAGCGGTCTATCTTTCCGAGGTCGCGCCGACCTGGCTGCGTACGCCGGTCGCCTCGGCGATCGAACTGCTGGCCGGCATTCCCTCGATCATCTACGGCATGTGGGGCCTGTTCATCTTCGCCCCGTTCTTCGCCGACCACATCAAGCCGTGGCTGACCAGCAACCTCGGCAACAAGCCCGACGACGGCAAGCTGTCGTGGGTGGCCGAACACGTGCCGTTGATCGGCAAGCTGTTCGGCAGCGACTACCCGTTCGGCGCCAGCATCCTGGTGGCCGGCATCGTGCTGGCGATCATGGTCATCCCGTTCATCTCCTCGGTGATGCGCGAGGTGTTCCAGACCGTACCGACACGATTGAAGGAGTCGGCCTATGCGCTTGGCTCCAGCACTTGGGAAGTATCGTGGGACATCGTGCTGCCATATACCCGCTCGGCGGTGATCGGCGGCATCTTCCTCGGCCTCGGCCGCGCGCTGGGCGAGACCATGGCGGTGACCTTCGTGCTGGGCAATGCGATGCACCTGTCGGCGTCGCTGCTCGATCCGGGCGCCTCGATCGCCTCGACCATCGCCAACCAGTTCAGCGAGGCGGTCGGCTTGCAGAAGTCCGCGCTGATGGCGCTGGCCTTCCTGCTGTTCGTGGTCACCTTCATCGTGCTGCTGATCGCGCGGCTAATGCTGCGCCGGCTGGCCAGCAAGGAGGGACGCTGA
- the pstS gene encoding phosphate ABC transporter substrate-binding protein PstS yields MTINKTPLRFAAVAALAVASTFGAAAHATDITGAGSSFVYPVMSKWSAAYAEKTGNHLNYQSVGSGAGIAQIKEGTIDFGASDAPMKAEDLKKFGLGQFPIVVGGIVPVVNISGVQADQIKLDGATLADIFLGKIKNWNDPKIAALNAGLALPAGKITVVHRSDGSGTSFNFTNYLSKVSPEWASQVKFGTAVEWPTGVGGKGNEGVSQYVRQIKGSIGYVEYAYAVKNKLAWVDLKNASGNFMKPSADAFAAAAATADWTSAKDFNLIMTNAPGKQAWPITATTWMIMYKSPKNAGNSKVAFDFFKSALEHGQQAASELDYVPLPASLVSQIEAYWASEFKH; encoded by the coding sequence TTGACCATCAACAAAACTCCACTTCGCTTCGCTGCCGTGGCCGCGCTTGCCGTGGCCTCGACCTTCGGCGCAGCCGCGCACGCCACCGACATTACCGGTGCCGGCTCCAGCTTCGTCTACCCGGTCATGTCCAAGTGGTCGGCGGCGTACGCCGAGAAGACCGGCAACCACCTGAACTACCAGTCGGTCGGTTCCGGCGCGGGTATCGCGCAGATCAAGGAAGGCACCATCGATTTCGGCGCCTCCGACGCGCCGATGAAGGCTGAGGACCTGAAGAAATTCGGCCTGGGCCAGTTCCCGATCGTCGTCGGCGGCATCGTGCCGGTGGTCAACATCTCCGGCGTGCAGGCCGACCAGATCAAGCTGGACGGCGCCACCCTGGCTGACATCTTCCTGGGCAAGATCAAGAACTGGAACGATCCGAAGATCGCCGCGCTGAACGCCGGCCTGGCCCTGCCGGCCGGCAAGATCACCGTGGTGCACCGCTCGGACGGCTCGGGCACCTCGTTCAACTTCACCAACTACCTGTCCAAGGTCAGCCCGGAGTGGGCCAGCCAGGTGAAGTTCGGCACCGCTGTGGAATGGCCGACCGGCGTGGGTGGCAAGGGCAATGAAGGCGTGTCGCAGTACGTACGCCAGATCAAGGGCTCGATCGGTTACGTCGAATACGCCTATGCGGTGAAAAACAAGCTTGCCTGGGTCGACCTGAAGAACGCCAGCGGCAACTTCATGAAGCCGAGCGCCGATGCCTTCGCCGCCGCCGCCGCCACGGCGGACTGGACCAGCGCCAAGGACTTCAACCTGATCATGACCAATGCACCGGGCAAGCAGGCGTGGCCGATCACCGCCACCACCTGGATGATCATGTACAAGTCGCCGAAGAACGCCGGCAACAGCAAGGTCGCCTTCGACTTCTTCAAGTCCGCGCTGGAACACGGCCAGCAGGCTGCCAGCGAACTGGATTACGTACCGCTGCCGGCCTCGCTGGTCAGCCAGATCGAAGCGTACTGGGCGTCCGAGTTCAAGCATTGA
- the rnt gene encoding ribonuclease T encodes MDIPSNNITAPRMAERFRGFLPVVIDVETGGFDAEHDALLEIAAVPLTMDEGGYLRSQPTVSTHVEPFSGANLDPRSLEITGIDPTNPLRGALAERQALDHIFHVVREAVRAAGCQRAILVGHNAAFDLGFLNQAVRRCGHKRNPFHPFSCFDTVSLGGLAYGQTVLSKAVLAAGHAFDSREAHSAVYDAERTAELFCSVVNRWRQLELFEQARSGLDAA; translated from the coding sequence ATGGATATTCCCAGCAACAACATTACCGCACCGCGCATGGCTGAGCGGTTTCGCGGTTTCCTGCCGGTGGTGATTGACGTGGAAACCGGCGGCTTCGATGCCGAGCATGACGCCCTGCTGGAGATCGCCGCGGTGCCCTTGACCATGGACGAAGGTGGCTACCTGCGGTCGCAGCCCACCGTATCCACGCACGTGGAGCCGTTTTCAGGCGCCAATCTGGACCCGCGTTCGCTGGAGATCACCGGCATCGACCCGACCAACCCGCTGCGCGGGGCGCTGGCCGAGAGGCAGGCGCTGGACCATATCTTCCATGTAGTGCGCGAGGCGGTGCGCGCGGCCGGCTGCCAGCGGGCGATCCTGGTCGGCCACAACGCCGCGTTCGACCTCGGCTTCCTGAACCAGGCGGTGCGTCGTTGCGGCCACAAGCGCAATCCGTTCCACCCGTTCAGCTGCTTCGATACGGTCAGCCTCGGCGGCCTCGCCTACGGCCAGACCGTGCTGAGCAAGGCGGTGCTGGCCGCCGGCCACGCGTTCGACAGCCGCGAGGCACACTCGGCGGTGTATGACGCCGAGCGCACCGCCGAACTGTTCTGCAGCGTGGTCAACCGCTGGCGCCAGTTGGAACTGTTCGAGCAGGCCCGCAGCGGCCTCGACGCCGCCTGA
- a CDS encoding porin gives MRSKLIAVAIAAGLGLTSVAASAAPAQRAPAQSRTAAANNGEIEQLKAQLAALQSKVDELEQRTDAQSEINVSTGQAVEKATNVTAASDKKLAALSKAINNTTLSGKMFFDFTSIDDKNSDKGKSDKSGIGMDVKRFYLGIDHQFNDIWSANLTTDFNYVSNDGQTNLFVKKAYVQGKFDQAAVFRIGSSDLPWIPFVEKYYGFRYVENVLTDRLKYGTSADWGLHLGGDIGASKSLNYAVSVVNGNGYKNPGRSKGVDFEGRVGFVPFENMIVAVGGYSGHRGQETENIDAQHTATRGDFMVAYASKDFRVGAEYFTAKNWNNVRTLSSDKADGYSLWGSVAVADNVNIFARYDNAKLSKSLDRDAKDSYYNAGVEYQVTKGFKLAGVWKHGKVEKSVTTPVPPHVQNTKTNEIGVFGEVSF, from the coding sequence ATGCGTTCCAAACTGATTGCGGTGGCGATTGCCGCCGGCCTAGGCCTCACCAGTGTTGCAGCTTCCGCGGCGCCGGCGCAGAGGGCGCCGGCGCAGAGCAGGACGGCCGCCGCCAACAATGGCGAGATCGAACAGCTGAAGGCACAACTGGCCGCGCTGCAGTCCAAGGTGGACGAACTGGAACAGCGCACCGACGCCCAGTCCGAGATCAACGTCAGCACCGGCCAGGCGGTGGAGAAGGCCACCAATGTGACGGCGGCCAGCGACAAGAAGCTCGCCGCGCTGTCGAAGGCGATCAACAACACCACGCTGTCGGGCAAGATGTTCTTCGACTTCACCAGCATCGACGACAAGAACAGCGACAAGGGCAAGAGCGACAAGTCCGGCATCGGCATGGACGTGAAGCGCTTCTACCTCGGTATCGACCACCAGTTCAACGATATCTGGTCGGCCAACCTGACCACCGATTTCAACTATGTCAGCAACGATGGCCAGACCAACCTGTTCGTCAAGAAGGCCTACGTGCAGGGCAAGTTCGACCAGGCTGCGGTATTCCGCATCGGTTCGAGCGACTTGCCATGGATCCCGTTCGTCGAGAAGTACTACGGCTTCCGCTACGTCGAGAACGTCCTGACCGACCGTCTGAAGTACGGCACCTCGGCCGACTGGGGCCTGCACCTGGGTGGCGACATCGGCGCCAGCAAGTCGCTCAACTATGCGGTGTCGGTGGTCAACGGCAACGGCTACAAGAACCCGGGCCGCAGCAAGGGCGTGGATTTCGAAGGCCGCGTCGGCTTCGTGCCGTTCGAGAACATGATCGTGGCGGTCGGCGGCTACAGCGGCCATCGCGGCCAGGAGACCGAGAACATCGATGCGCAGCATACCGCCACGCGCGGCGACTTCATGGTGGCCTATGCCAGCAAGGACTTCCGCGTCGGTGCCGAGTACTTCACCGCGAAGAACTGGAACAACGTGCGCACCCTGTCTTCGGACAAGGCCGACGGCTACTCGCTCTGGGGCAGCGTGGCGGTGGCTGACAACGTGAACATCTTCGCCCGCTACGACAATGCCAAGCTCAGCAAGAGCCTGGATCGCGATGCCAAGGACAGCTATTACAACGCCGGCGTCGAGTACCAGGTGACCAAGGGCTTCAAGCTGGCCGGCGTGTGGAAGCACGGCAAGGTCGAAAAGTCGGTCACCACCCCGGTGCCGCCGCACGTGCAGAACACCAAGACCAACGAGATCGGCGTGTTCGGCGAAGTGTCATTCTGA
- the hflD gene encoding high frequency lysogenization protein HflD: MTEERVLALAGLFQACALAQQLANEGRCDEAAMEASVASVFRIDAPSVVGVYGNISNVRLGLRTLIAQLDESTPDMSVTRMTVTVMRLERSLSSRADLLEKLQQGIIAAQRQVEHFGQDSSQVSSRLAEVYASTLSILKPRVMVSGNPQQLQQTAVVEKVRTNLLAAVRSAVLWRQLGGRQWQLLLYRRQCSMLARGLLTGATLDHR, from the coding sequence ATGACCGAAGAGCGCGTGCTCGCCCTCGCCGGCCTATTCCAGGCCTGTGCACTGGCGCAGCAGCTGGCCAACGAGGGGCGCTGCGACGAAGCCGCGATGGAGGCCAGCGTGGCCAGCGTGTTTCGCATCGACGCGCCTTCGGTGGTCGGCGTGTACGGCAACATCTCGAACGTGCGGCTCGGCCTGCGCACGCTGATTGCGCAACTGGACGAAAGCACCCCGGACATGTCGGTGACGCGCATGACGGTGACCGTGATGCGGCTGGAGCGCAGCCTGTCATCGCGCGCGGACCTGCTGGAGAAACTGCAGCAGGGAATTATCGCCGCCCAGCGGCAGGTCGAGCATTTCGGCCAGGATTCCAGCCAGGTCAGCAGCCGGCTGGCCGAGGTCTACGCATCGACCCTGTCGATCCTCAAGCCGCGCGTGATGGTCAGCGGCAACCCGCAGCAATTGCAGCAGACCGCCGTGGTGGAAAAGGTGCGCACGAACCTGCTCGCCGCCGTGCGCTCGGCGGTGCTGTGGCGGCAACTCGGCGGGCGCCAGTGGCAGCTGCTGCTGTACCGGCGCCAGTGCAGCATGCTGGCCCGCGGCCTGCTGACTGGGGCCACGCTGGACCATCGCTGA
- the mnmA gene encoding tRNA 2-thiouridine(34) synthase MnmA, whose protein sequence is MKVMLGISGGVDSSVAALLLQQAGYQVEGLFMQNWEEDERSGPCTTDADRKDAVAVCGRLGIPFHTRNFAAEYWDGVFEHFLAEYRAGRTPNPDVLCNREIKFKTFLDEARTLGAEKIATGHYARVDCKDGRYRLLRAVDAAKDQSYFLHALGQQQLAATLFPLGGIEKPRVREMARAAGLPTHAKKDSTGICFIGERDFRGFLAQYIPARPGEMRTPAGELVGEHQGAMYYTLGQRNGLGIGGRHGAGGEAWYVVGKDVAANVLYVAQGGENRWLYSRRLRSELPSWIAGAAPATHFRCTARTRYRQADQACEVGVTDDGLEVRFDEPQRAVTPGQSVVLYDGEVCLGGAVIAATDAPYGSLLPPFQSFPTHPAGESQARV, encoded by the coding sequence GTGAAGGTGATGCTGGGCATCTCCGGTGGCGTCGACTCCTCGGTGGCGGCCCTGCTGCTGCAGCAGGCCGGCTACCAGGTGGAAGGCCTGTTCATGCAGAACTGGGAGGAGGACGAGCGCAGCGGCCCCTGCACGACCGATGCCGACCGCAAGGATGCCGTGGCCGTATGCGGCCGGCTCGGCATCCCGTTCCACACACGCAACTTCGCCGCGGAATACTGGGACGGCGTGTTCGAACACTTCCTCGCCGAGTACCGCGCCGGGCGCACGCCGAACCCGGACGTGCTGTGCAATCGTGAGATCAAGTTCAAGACCTTCCTGGATGAGGCCCGCACGCTCGGTGCCGAGAAGATCGCCACCGGCCACTACGCCCGCGTCGACTGCAAGGACGGCCGCTACCGGCTGCTGCGCGCGGTGGATGCGGCCAAGGACCAGAGCTATTTCCTGCACGCACTGGGTCAGCAGCAGCTGGCCGCCACGCTGTTCCCGCTGGGCGGGATCGAGAAGCCCCGTGTGCGCGAGATGGCCCGCGCGGCGGGGCTGCCTACCCACGCGAAGAAGGACTCCACCGGTATCTGCTTCATCGGCGAGCGCGATTTCCGCGGCTTTCTGGCCCAGTACATCCCCGCTCGCCCAGGCGAGATGCGCACGCCCGCCGGCGAGCTGGTCGGCGAACACCAGGGCGCCATGTACTACACGCTGGGCCAGCGCAACGGGCTGGGCATCGGCGGCCGCCACGGCGCCGGCGGCGAGGCGTGGTACGTGGTCGGCAAGGACGTGGCGGCGAACGTGCTGTACGTGGCCCAGGGCGGCGAGAACCGCTGGTTGTATTCACGCCGGCTGCGCTCGGAGCTGCCCAGCTGGATTGCCGGCGCCGCGCCGGCCACCCATTTCCGCTGCACCGCGCGTACCCGCTACCGCCAGGCCGACCAGGCCTGCGAGGTCGGGGTGACCGACGACGGACTTGAGGTACGCTTCGACGAACCCCAGCGTGCCGTCACCCCCGGGCAATCGGTGGTCCTCTACGATGGCGAGGTCTGCCTCGGCGGCGCGGTGATCGCCGCCACCGACGCGCCCTACGGCAGCCTGCTGCCGCCATTCCAATCCTTCCCCACGCATCCCGCAGGAGAATCGCAAGCTCGTGTTTGA
- a CDS encoding NUDIX hydrolase, which produces MPAALAPAEVWRPHVTVACVVADGGRFLMVEEEVNGRPAWNQPAGHLEDGESLAAAALRETLEETGWTVQLQHLIGVHQWRSTEHGDVVVRFSFAARALSHDPQRALDTDIRRAVWLTRAEIAALGERLRSPMILQSIDLWLSGQRLPLDVLSHFPAGSAS; this is translated from the coding sequence ATGCCCGCCGCCCTCGCCCCTGCCGAAGTCTGGCGCCCGCACGTCACCGTCGCCTGCGTGGTGGCCGACGGCGGGCGGTTCCTGATGGTCGAGGAAGAGGTCAACGGCCGGCCTGCCTGGAACCAGCCGGCCGGCCATCTGGAAGACGGCGAAAGCCTCGCCGCGGCCGCCCTGCGCGAGACGCTGGAGGAAACCGGCTGGACGGTGCAACTGCAGCACCTGATCGGCGTGCACCAGTGGCGCAGCACCGAGCACGGCGACGTGGTGGTCCGCTTCAGCTTCGCCGCGCGTGCGCTCAGCCACGACCCGCAGCGTGCGCTGGACACCGACATCCGCCGCGCCGTGTGGCTGACCCGGGCCGAGATCGCCGCCCTGGGCGAGCGCCTGCGCAGCCCGATGATCCTGCAGAGCATCGACCTGTGGCTGTCCGGCCAGCGGCTGCCGCTGGATGTGCTGAGCCACTTCCCCGCAGGCAGCGCATCGTGA
- the clpS gene encoding ATP-dependent Clp protease adapter ClpS encodes MVHQPDNEQDSGRGLALETAKPEVARPPLFQVLLLNDDFTPMDFVVEVLRTFFNLDQEQAVQVMLHVHTRGRGVCGVFTREVAETKVTHVNEYSRSHQHPLLCTMEKL; translated from the coding sequence ATGGTCCATCAACCCGACAACGAGCAGGACAGCGGCCGCGGCCTGGCGCTGGAAACCGCCAAGCCCGAGGTGGCGCGACCCCCACTGTTCCAGGTACTGCTGCTGAACGACGACTTCACCCCGATGGACTTCGTGGTCGAGGTGCTGCGTACCTTCTTCAACCTGGATCAGGAACAGGCGGTGCAGGTGATGCTGCACGTCCATACGCGCGGACGGGGCGTATGCGGTGTATTTACCCGCGAAGTGGCCGAAACCAAGGTAACCCACGTCAACGAATATTCACGCTCCCATCAACACCCGTTGCTGTGCACTATGGAAAAGCTTTGA